A genomic region of Alicyclobacillus sp. SO9 contains the following coding sequences:
- a CDS encoding proline--tRNA ligase, which produces MRQSQLFLNTLREVPAEADVASHQLMLRAGLVRQLTAGVYSYLPLGYRVLNKVESIVREEINETGAQEVLLPTIQPEDLWIRSGRTYDYGDDMFRFKDRHDRASILGPTHEEVVTMLVHNEVKSYRQLPQVLYQIQTKFRDEARPRAGLLRGREFRMKDAYSFETDVEALDKTYRAMYDAYCRIFERIGVKYKAVEADAGAIGGKGGTHEFMVLSDAGEDTIAVCTSCEYAANLEKASTNPLPVPDTTTELSPETVPTPGTKSIEDLTSYLGAEPAQIIKVVVYEADGQAVAVCLRGDHQVNEVKLKNVLGASHVELASAQVVLEKTGCQVGFVPPTVDIPVLFDRDIVTVTDGVMASREQDTHDIHVVPGRDFEVKRVEDLRDVADGDTCMYCKAPLKFQRGIEVGHVFKLGDKYSKAFNATYLDEAGKAQTILMGCYGLGTSRLLPAIIEQCHDDEGIIWPIAVAPFHVHIIPVSVKDEEQMGTASDLYRRLTAAGIEVLLDDRNERPGVKFKDSDLLGLPVRLTVGRKIVDGQVELKTRKNGQVDVLSVEEAYEAILRIVK; this is translated from the coding sequence ATGCGGCAATCACAACTCTTTTTGAACACATTGCGCGAAGTACCTGCTGAAGCAGATGTTGCCAGTCATCAACTGATGCTTCGGGCCGGTCTCGTGAGGCAACTGACAGCAGGGGTTTACTCATACCTGCCGCTTGGGTATCGAGTTTTAAACAAAGTCGAGAGTATCGTTCGTGAAGAAATCAATGAGACGGGTGCTCAGGAGGTATTGCTTCCGACAATACAACCAGAGGACCTGTGGATTCGGTCTGGCAGAACGTATGATTATGGAGACGACATGTTCCGCTTTAAGGACCGGCACGACCGGGCAAGTATTCTCGGTCCAACACATGAAGAAGTCGTCACGATGTTGGTACATAACGAAGTCAAGTCCTATCGCCAACTGCCTCAGGTTCTGTATCAAATTCAGACGAAGTTTCGTGACGAAGCGCGCCCTCGGGCAGGTCTGCTTCGGGGCCGTGAGTTTCGGATGAAGGATGCCTACTCGTTTGAAACGGATGTAGAGGCATTGGATAAGACATACAGAGCCATGTACGACGCCTATTGCCGCATTTTTGAACGGATTGGTGTAAAATACAAGGCAGTTGAAGCCGACGCAGGAGCTATTGGAGGCAAAGGGGGCACACATGAGTTCATGGTGCTTTCCGATGCAGGCGAAGATACTATCGCTGTTTGTACAAGCTGTGAATATGCCGCAAACCTTGAAAAGGCATCGACAAATCCTTTGCCGGTGCCCGATACGACGACAGAATTGTCTCCCGAAACAGTTCCGACGCCTGGAACCAAGTCGATTGAAGACTTGACATCTTATCTTGGCGCTGAACCTGCACAAATTATAAAAGTTGTCGTCTATGAAGCAGATGGACAAGCTGTAGCCGTGTGCCTTCGAGGAGACCACCAGGTTAACGAAGTGAAACTGAAAAACGTTCTGGGAGCGAGTCATGTAGAGTTGGCTTCGGCTCAGGTGGTTCTGGAAAAGACAGGGTGCCAAGTTGGATTTGTACCTCCCACTGTGGACATTCCGGTCCTTTTCGATCGCGATATCGTCACGGTCACGGACGGCGTCATGGCGTCAAGGGAGCAAGATACGCATGATATTCATGTTGTCCCCGGCAGAGACTTTGAGGTGAAGCGAGTGGAGGATTTGCGGGATGTGGCCGACGGCGACACATGTATGTACTGCAAAGCCCCCTTAAAGTTCCAGCGCGGGATTGAAGTTGGCCACGTTTTTAAACTTGGAGATAAGTACAGCAAAGCATTCAATGCAACATATCTGGACGAAGCGGGAAAGGCACAAACGATTTTAATGGGGTGTTACGGACTCGGGACGTCCCGTTTGCTGCCGGCAATCATTGAACAGTGTCATGATGATGAAGGTATCATCTGGCCCATTGCCGTAGCGCCGTTTCATGTACACATCATTCCTGTCAGCGTGAAAGACGAAGAGCAAATGGGAACCGCCAGTGATTTGTATCGACGGCTCACTGCGGCAGGCATTGAGGTGTTGCTGGACGACCGCAACGAACGTCCGGGAGTAAAGTTCAAAGATTCAGACCTCTTGGGTCTTCCCGTGCGTCTAACGGTTGGACGGAAAATAGTAGACGGTCAGGTGGAATTGAAGACGCGTAAAAATGGTCAGGTTGATGTTTTGTCTGTGGAAGAAGCATATGAGGCAATTTTGAGGATTGTAAAGTAA
- a CDS encoding isoprenyl transferase, giving the protein MFKAIRRRFSKSNDAPAKRIEQGNLPVHVAIIMDGNGRWARRRGLPRIAGHHAGMHKVRDVIRACDDIGIQCLTLYAFSTENWKRPESEVEYLMKLPEEFFRTEIDELVSRGVRVNFIGDTSKLPSFTQETVRRTLEKTVHNTGMQVTFALNYGGRSDIVSAAQSISGRVNAGELNWSEVTESVFSNYLSTADTPDPDLMIRTSGEVRLSNFMLWQAAYSEFWFTDVLWPDFGRAQLEEAIADYQRRKRRFGGLK; this is encoded by the coding sequence TTGTTCAAGGCGATTCGACGCAGGTTCTCAAAATCGAACGATGCCCCGGCGAAACGCATTGAACAAGGGAACCTCCCTGTTCATGTAGCCATCATCATGGATGGAAACGGCCGTTGGGCAAGGCGTAGAGGACTGCCGCGCATAGCTGGGCACCACGCAGGAATGCATAAGGTTCGAGACGTGATTCGTGCCTGCGACGACATTGGTATTCAGTGTTTGACGTTGTATGCCTTTTCAACGGAAAACTGGAAGCGGCCCGAAAGTGAAGTTGAGTACCTGATGAAGTTGCCGGAGGAGTTTTTTCGCACTGAAATTGATGAACTGGTCAGTCGGGGCGTGCGGGTAAACTTCATTGGTGATACCTCTAAGTTGCCGTCCTTTACGCAGGAGACTGTCCGCAGAACGCTTGAAAAAACGGTTCACAATACGGGGATGCAGGTTACCTTTGCGCTGAACTACGGCGGGCGTTCGGATATTGTAAGTGCAGCACAGTCCATCAGCGGCCGAGTCAATGCAGGTGAACTGAACTGGTCAGAGGTAACAGAGTCTGTGTTTTCGAATTACCTGTCCACCGCGGATACGCCAGACCCGGACTTGATGATACGGACAAGCGGTGAGGTACGCCTGAGTAATTTTATGCTGTGGCAGGCTGCATATTCGGAGTTTTGGTTTACTGACGTATTGTGGCCGGACTTTGGCAGGGCGCAGTTGGAAGAAGCGATTGCAGACTATCAGCGCCGCAAACGACGGTTCGGCGGTTTAAAGTAG
- the rseP gene encoding RIP metalloprotease RseP yields MSIALAGILRSAVAIIIVFMVSIIIHEFGHYYVAKRAGVAVPAFSIGFGPKLLKWQRRGTEFSLRLFLIGGMVQLAGEMPQDALFKRGEEVAVRLNESNEIIQVGDKRDVPEGIVGTLRDLDLNERMMMTLETDAGVETYPVKSHAKLMTNARSSMPLVEKHEQVLGKPLWQRAAIILAGPFMNFVLAAVLFSAFFWHTGLPVNQPVLGSIVPSSPAQHAGLQKGDRVLAVDGHKVTSWSGLVTQIQSDKGKPPNPIQLKIQRNNTVRNITVTPEFKQNRPMLGVESPLTYNKFKAVEHGISTVYVGSIQTVHAYGNVIVHHQYKQLSGPVGIADVISKEAQVGVWHVVMITAILSLNLGLFNLLPIPALDGGRLLFMVIEAVRGRAVDPSKEGYIHLVGFALLMLFAVVITYRDVTRLF; encoded by the coding sequence TTGAGCATTGCCCTTGCCGGTATCTTACGTTCAGCCGTAGCGATTATCATCGTGTTCATGGTGAGTATTATCATTCATGAGTTCGGACACTATTATGTCGCTAAACGTGCTGGTGTAGCAGTTCCGGCTTTCTCGATTGGCTTCGGACCAAAGTTGTTAAAATGGCAACGCCGCGGGACTGAGTTTTCACTCAGGCTGTTTTTGATTGGCGGGATGGTTCAACTTGCCGGAGAAATGCCGCAAGATGCCCTCTTTAAAAGAGGGGAAGAGGTTGCGGTTCGTCTCAATGAGAGCAATGAGATTATTCAGGTTGGCGACAAGCGGGATGTTCCTGAGGGGATTGTGGGAACCCTGCGCGATTTGGATTTAAATGAACGCATGATGATGACCCTTGAGACTGATGCTGGCGTTGAGACTTACCCTGTAAAATCCCACGCCAAGCTGATGACGAATGCGCGCAGTTCCATGCCGTTAGTGGAGAAGCATGAGCAGGTTTTGGGCAAGCCCTTGTGGCAACGAGCTGCGATTATTCTGGCAGGTCCGTTCATGAATTTTGTTCTGGCGGCGGTCCTGTTCAGCGCATTTTTCTGGCATACGGGTTTGCCGGTCAATCAACCTGTTTTGGGCTCCATTGTTCCTTCTTCACCTGCACAGCATGCGGGACTGCAAAAAGGTGACAGAGTGCTGGCTGTGGATGGTCACAAGGTGACAAGCTGGAGCGGGCTGGTGACTCAGATACAGTCAGACAAAGGGAAGCCCCCGAATCCCATTCAGCTAAAGATTCAGCGCAACAATACAGTTCGAAACATCACTGTAACGCCTGAATTCAAACAAAACCGACCGATGCTTGGCGTAGAAAGTCCGCTCACTTATAATAAGTTCAAGGCAGTCGAGCACGGAATCAGTACGGTGTACGTCGGCAGTATTCAAACAGTTCATGCCTATGGCAACGTGATTGTCCATCATCAGTACAAGCAGCTCTCTGGTCCTGTGGGGATTGCAGATGTCATTAGCAAGGAAGCACAGGTCGGGGTATGGCATGTCGTGATGATAACGGCCATTTTGAGCTTGAATTTAGGGCTCTTCAATTTACTGCCCATTCCTGCATTAGACGGCGGAAGACTGCTGTTTATGGTCATAGAAGCCGTCCGGGGAAGAGCGGTTGACCCGAGCAAAGAGGGGTACATCCACCTTGTTGGATTCGCTTTATTGATGCTGTTTGCCGTGGTAATCACGTATCGCGATGTTACGCGGCTGTTTTAA
- a CDS encoding phosphatidate cytidylyltransferase — translation MLRTRVVTAVLGVVIVLALLLWGNIPWKITVWLVTLAGAAEFAGIVGFKRWSVMSLWSYFVVSLIEWWPAWHMLIVVQVIVGVALVLPVLMKNRVTVSQSATVLIGSLYIGYGGESLTSIRALSHGWAWLLLLLIVIWMSDTTAYLVGGRLQGPKLWPAISPGKTVSGAIGGIVGSVAGAVIFGWLAIRGFDLFAYATMGALISVAGQVGDLVESAYKRSGNVKDSGHLLPGHGGILDRIDSLLFAAPLALYLITSGAPTWFQ, via the coding sequence ATGCTGAGGACAAGGGTTGTCACTGCTGTACTGGGTGTGGTTATCGTGCTAGCCTTGCTCTTATGGGGCAACATTCCGTGGAAAATCACGGTGTGGCTCGTTACCTTGGCCGGAGCAGCGGAATTTGCCGGAATTGTAGGCTTTAAGCGCTGGAGCGTTATGTCACTGTGGTCATACTTTGTCGTCTCGTTGATTGAGTGGTGGCCAGCATGGCATATGCTGATTGTAGTACAAGTTATTGTTGGCGTTGCACTGGTGCTTCCGGTGCTGATGAAGAACCGCGTCACGGTGTCGCAGTCTGCGACAGTGTTAATAGGTTCCCTCTATATCGGTTACGGCGGTGAAAGTCTGACCTCAATTCGCGCTCTGTCACACGGATGGGCGTGGCTTCTCTTGTTATTAATTGTCATTTGGATGAGCGATACTACGGCTTATTTGGTTGGAGGTCGGCTGCAGGGACCAAAGCTGTGGCCGGCTATCAGTCCAGGTAAGACTGTCAGCGGTGCAATTGGCGGGATTGTTGGTTCTGTTGCGGGAGCCGTGATATTTGGATGGCTAGCGATTCGCGGGTTTGATTTATTCGCATACGCGACCATGGGAGCGTTGATTTCTGTCGCTGGGCAAGTTGGAGATTTAGTGGAGTCAGCATATAAGAGGTCGGGAAATGTCAAGGATTCCGGCCATCTGTTACCTGGGCACGGCGGGATTCTGGATCGTATCGACAGTTTACTGTTCGCCGCTCCGTTAGCGTTGTATTTGATTACGTCCGGGGCTCCGACTTGGTTTCAATGA
- a CDS encoding 1-deoxy-D-xylulose-5-phosphate reductoisomerase — protein sequence MTVKLSILGSTGVIGTKTLEVVRNTPSEYEVTALAAGRNVEELAKQIREFCPVFVSVQDEESRSRLLALLKESNDISVPDIGIGDSGLLTVADVPADVMVTGIVGAKGLLPTWQAILRGTTIALANKETLVSAGELIMPLAVDKGVPIIPVDSEHSALHQSLRAGSASEVHRYVLTASGGPFRTWSRTQLENATVEQALKHPNWTMGKKITVDSATMMNKGLEVIEAHHLFQVSYDRIEVVVHPQSVIHSMVDFVDGSVVAQLATPDMRLPIQYALTFPKRIQAPWPRLSLQELQTLTFEPPDFERFPSLKLAYEAGKMGGYAPCVLNAANEVAVGEFLEGRITFLELAILVERVLEAHQPGRPSSLEDVLAMDKWARQTARTMIRKGG from the coding sequence GTGACTGTTAAGTTATCAATTTTAGGGTCCACAGGCGTAATCGGAACGAAAACCCTTGAAGTTGTCCGGAACACACCTTCTGAGTACGAGGTAACTGCTCTCGCTGCTGGACGGAATGTTGAAGAACTTGCAAAGCAAATCCGTGAATTCTGTCCCGTCTTTGTCTCGGTACAGGACGAAGAATCACGGAGTCGACTCTTGGCATTACTGAAGGAGAGTAACGACATATCGGTGCCGGACATTGGCATAGGAGACAGCGGATTGCTCACCGTCGCTGATGTCCCGGCGGATGTTATGGTGACTGGAATTGTCGGGGCAAAAGGACTTTTGCCTACTTGGCAGGCCATTTTACGCGGAACGACAATTGCACTCGCGAACAAGGAGACACTTGTAAGCGCTGGTGAGCTCATCATGCCCCTGGCCGTGGACAAAGGAGTCCCCATTATTCCTGTCGACAGTGAACACTCGGCTCTTCACCAAAGCCTTCGTGCAGGGAGCGCCAGTGAAGTGCATCGGTATGTGTTGACAGCTTCCGGAGGCCCTTTTCGTACTTGGTCACGAACACAGTTGGAAAACGCAACTGTCGAGCAGGCTCTGAAACATCCCAACTGGACTATGGGAAAAAAGATTACCGTCGACTCCGCTACAATGATGAACAAAGGTTTGGAAGTCATCGAGGCGCATCATTTGTTTCAAGTTTCGTATGATAGAATAGAAGTGGTTGTTCACCCTCAAAGCGTCATCCACTCCATGGTTGACTTTGTGGATGGTTCGGTGGTGGCACAATTGGCTACTCCAGACATGAGGCTGCCGATTCAGTATGCCCTGACCTTTCCAAAACGGATACAGGCTCCATGGCCGAGATTATCGCTTCAGGAGTTGCAGACGCTTACTTTCGAACCACCTGATTTCGAAAGATTTCCAAGCCTGAAGCTGGCCTATGAAGCAGGTAAGATGGGCGGGTACGCGCCTTGTGTCCTCAATGCGGCCAATGAGGTTGCCGTGGGTGAGTTTCTTGAGGGAAGGATAACTTTTCTGGAGTTGGCAATCCTTGTAGAACGAGTCTTGGAAGCGCATCAGCCAGGAAGGCCTTCATCGTTGGAGGATGTTCTGGCTATGGACAAGTGGGCGCGCCAAACTGCTCGGACAATGATAAGAAAGGGCGGGTGA